From a single Carassius gibelio isolate Cgi1373 ecotype wild population from Czech Republic chromosome A18, carGib1.2-hapl.c, whole genome shotgun sequence genomic region:
- the LOC127933924 gene encoding extracellular calcium-sensing receptor-like has protein sequence MAKWTLSVLQLLLVVYGVSVPALAQICRLLGQPALPLLSAQKDINIGAIFSFHKSALLKIQPFTSKPNPTTCGSFNSLRGFKYAQTLIFTIEEINNSKQLLPGVSLGYKIYDSCSSISQTVLSGMSLMNGYEETLNDTSCSRPPAVHAIVGESNSSPTMALASIVGPFSLPVISHFATCACLSNRKRFPSFFRTIPSDYYQSRALAQLVKHFGWTWVGTVRSRGDYGNNGISAFEEAARQEGICIEYSEAILSTDPKEQFLKTLEVIKKGTAKVVLAFVAVGDFVPLLNVIAQHNITGIQWVGSESWITYRTFAETKEYSFLSGAVGFAIANAKLVGLREFLVNVHPDQEPNNKLLKEFWETVFQCSFRSNSSGGCTGSEKLAELQNEYTDVSELRIVNKVYTAVYAIAHTLHNVLKDLRSSTNSSKGEWPTLQKVLNYMRDVRFTVKTGEEIFFDLSGDPAARYDLINWQPAENGSLQFKYVGSYDSSLPFEQCLQVTQEQMIWAGNSRQFPVSVCSESCPPGTRKAVQKGRPVCCYDCIPCAEGEINNETDSSDCFPCDLEYWSNEGKDKCVLKVVEFLSYTEIMGTVLCIFSFFGMLLTAIVSFVFYLHKETPIVRANNSELSFLLLFSLSLCFLCSLTFIGRPTEWSCMLRHTAFGVTFVLCISCVLGKTIVVLMAFRATLPGSNVMKCFGPLQQRLSVVSLSLIQMIICVLWLTISPPFPFMNLSYYREKIILECSLGSALGFWAVLGYTGLLSILCFILAFLARKLPDNFNEAKFITFSMLIFCAVWITFIPAYVSSPGKFTVAVQIFAILASSFSLLFCIFAPKCYIILLKPEKNTKKQIMGKS, from the exons ATGGCAAAGTGGACTTTATCAGTGCTGCaactgctgctggtggtgtatgGGGTCAGTGTGCCTGCATTAGCGCAAATCTGCAGACTGCTTGGTCAGCCTGCCCTTCCTCTACTTTCTGCACAAAAAGACATTAATATTGGGGCAATTTTCTCATTTCACAAAAGTGCTCTGCTGAAGATCCAGCCTTTCACTTCTAAACCAAATCCAACAACATGCGGCAG CTTCAACAGCTTACGTGGGTTTAAGTATGCTCAGACACTCATATTTACAATTGAGGAGATTAATAACAGCAAACAGCTGTTGCCTGGTGTTTCTTTGGGCTACAAGATATATGATTCCTGTAGCTCTATATCTCAAACTGTTCTGTCAGGCATGTCTTTAATGAATGGATATGAAGAGACTTTGAATGATACATCCTGCTCTAGACCACCAGCTGTTCATGCCATTGTTGGAGAATCAAACTCCTCTCCCACCATGGCACTGGCTTCTATAGTTGGTCCTTTCAGCTTACCCGTT attagTCATTTTGCCACATGTGCATGCCTGAGTAACAGAAAAAGGTTTCCGTCATTCTTCAGAACAATACCCAGTGATTATTATCAAAGCAGAGCTCTCGCTCAGCTTGTCAAGCACTTTGGCTGGACCTGGGTTGGGACAGTCAGGAGTCGTGGAGACTATGGCAATAATGGTATTTCAGCATTTGAGGAGGCTGCAAGACAAGAAGGGATTTGTATTGAATACTCAGAGGCCATATTAAGCACAGATCCAAAGGAGCAGTTTTTAAAGACACTAGAAGTGATAAAGAAGGGCACTGCCAAGGTAGTGCTGGCTTTCGTTGCAGTAGGAGATTTTGTTCCCCTCTTAAATGTAATTGCGCAACACAACATCACAGGGATTCAGTGGGTTGGCAGTGAATCTTGGATCACTTATCGAACATTTGCAGAAACAAAAGAATACAGTTTCCTCTCTGGAGCTGTGGGTTTTGCTATAGCAAATGCTAAACTTGTGGGCCTGAGAGAGTTCCTAGTAAATGTGCATCCTGATCAAGAACCAAACAATAAACTTTTAAAAGAATTCTGGGAAACAGTTTTTCAGTGCTCTTTCAGAAGCAACAGTAGTGGTGGCTGTACTGGCTCCGAAAAACTGGCAGAGCTGCAAAATGAATATACTGATGTATCAGAGCTACGGATTGTAAATAAAGTGTACACTGCAGTGTATGCTATTGCACACACACTACACAATGTATTAAAAGACTTGAGATCCTCCACCAACAGCAGCAAAGGAGAATGGCCTACACTACAAAAg GTGTTGAATTATATGAGGGATGTGAGATTCACTGTTAAAACAGGTGAAGAAATCTTCTTTGATTTAAGTGGTGATCCAGCAGCGAGATATGACCTTATTAACTGGCAGCCTGCTGAAAATGGAAGTTTGCAGTTTAAGTATGTGGGCTCATATGACAGCTCACTGCCATTCGAACAGTGTCTTCAAGTCACTCAGGAACAAATGATATGGGCAGGGAACAGTAGGCAG TTCCCTGTGTCCGTGTGCAGTGAGAGCTGCCCCCCAGGTACTAGAAAAGCTGTGCAAAAGGGGCGACCTGTTTGCTGCTATGACTGTATTCCATGTGCGGAAggagaaataaataatgaaacag ATTCTAGTGACTGCTTTCCTTGTGATTTGGAGTACTGGTCGAATGAAGGCAAAGACAAATGTGTATTAAAAGTGGTAGAGTTCCTATCCTATACAGAAATCATGGGGACGGTGCTTTGTATTTTCTCCTTCTTTGGGATGTTATTAACAGCAATTGTATCTTTTGTGTTTTATCTTCATAAAGAAACCCCTATTGTCAGAGCCAACAACTCAGAGCTGAGCTTCCTGCTGCTCTTCTCACTCTCACTGTGTTTCCTCTGTTCACTTACTTTCATTGGTCGGCCTACTGAGTGGTCCTGTATGTTGCGCCACACAGCATTTGGGGTCACTTTTGTcctctgtatctcctgtgtttTGGGAAAAACAATAGTGGTCTTAATGGCTTTCAGGGCTACACTTCCAGGAAGTAATGTTATGAAATGTTTTGGGCCTCTTCAACAGCGACTCAGTGTTGTTTCATTATCATTAATACAGATGATAATATGTGTGCTTTGGTTAACAATATCCCCACCTTTTCCTTTTATGAATTTGAGCTATTACAGAGAAAAGATCATCCTAGAATGTAGCTTAGGTTCAGCTCTTGGCTTCTGGGCTGTTCTGGGTTATACTGGCTTGCTAtcaattttgtgttttattttagcttttctTGCTAGGAAACTCCCTGATAATTTCAACGAGGCCAAGTTCATAACATTCAGTATGCTCATATTCTGTgctgtatggatcacatttatTCCAGCTTATGTCAGTTCTCCTGGAAAATTTACTGTAGCCGTGCAGATATTTGCTATTTTAGCATCAAGTTTTAGTTTACTCTTTTGCATATTTGCTCcaaaatgttacattattttgCTAAAACCAGagaaaaatacaaagaaacaaaTAATGGGGAAATCTTAA